AGCGTGTTGAGCAGCCGCGCGGCACCGTGGTCGTCCGCGCACCCGGCGATCAGCCCGTCTTCGGGCACCGAGGCGCAGAAGATGGCGAAGGCGTCCTCGATGGCTTCGAGCGAGCCGTAGATGTCCAGGTGGTCGGCTTCGAGGGTGGTGACCACGGCCACGTTGGGCCGCAGCTGGTGGAACGAGCGGTCGTACTCGTCGGCCTCTACCACGTACAGCTGGTCGCCGCCGCGGCGCAGGTTGCCGCCCCAGGCCGGCACCCGCGCGCCCACGAAGCCCGTGGGCTGCAGCCCGGCCGCGTCCAGCACCGCCGTCGCCAGCGTGGTGGTCGTGGTCTTTCCGTGCGTTCCCGCGATGCCGACGACGGTGCCGTGGTTGACGATGGCGCCCAGCGCCTCGGCCCGCTTGAGCACCGGAATGCCGCGCGCGCGCGCTGCGGCCAGTTCCGGGTGGTCGGCGGGAACGGCGGCCGTCATCACCAGCGCCGCGCAATCCGCCACGTGGGCGGCGTCGTGGCCCTGGTACACCGTGGCGCCGCGCTCTTCCAGCAGCTGCGTCGCCGGGCCGGGGGACGAATCGCACCCCGTTACCCGCGCGCCGGCCAGCAGGGCCATTTCGGCCAGCGGCGACATCCCCGCACCGCCGATCCCCATGAAGTGGATGGGCCCGTGCTTCGCCAGCTGTACCAGATCGAACTCGGTGCTCAATCTAACCGCCGCACTGGTGCGGGAAAAGAATCGCCGGGCGCGGGTTTGCGCCCCACGGTGCTACGCTTCTGCCACCAAACATCCGTCGCGCGCTCCTTCACCGCCGTCCGCGGCGCCGCGGCTCCAGGAACAGCACCTCCTTGTGCAGCCCCGACACCACCCGGCCGGTCGGCTCGCCGTCGGGGTCGGTTTCCACCAGGCGCCAGCCCGGCGTGTCTTCGGGCGCGGCGTGGTCCCTGCCATCGTCCACCGTGTGCAGGGTGGAGAA
This genomic window from Longimicrobium sp. contains:
- a CDS encoding Mur ligase domain-containing protein gives rise to the protein MSTEFDLVQLAKHGPIHFMGIGGAGMSPLAEMALLAGARVTGCDSSPGPATQLLEERGATVYQGHDAAHVADCAALVMTAAVPADHPELAAARARGIPVLKRAEALGAIVNHGTVVGIAGTHGKTTTTTLATAVLDAAGLQPTGFVGARVPAWGGNLRRGGDQLYVVEADEYDRSFHQLRPNVAVVTTLEADHLDIYGSLEAIEDAFAIFCASVPEDGLIAGCADDHGAARLLNTL